From Ancylobacter pratisalsi, one genomic window encodes:
- the cobT gene encoding cobaltochelatase subunit CobT yields MTTSNRPIRTPPKEAPAEPLKRAVTGCLRAIAGDREIEVSFGSERPGFADGRARLPEPGRRMSKQDAAVMRGHADSMALRLACHDPKVHKRLVPQGQTARAAFEAAEQTRCESLGALRMDGVALNLSAMLEDRYQKANFSNLADRSDAPIEHALSLILRERMTGMAPPAAARELVTLWRAFIEERGSEALDELAGSAGDQSRFAEAMRDLLSSLGMGEDIAPFDENNDPSTDADDRQDEDSGQGSDADQEDNSEGSTEVDTDLSSDQTPEETEEQQEQPNSELADDAELGDSDDSSEPWRPQNAVPSEPRPPEYHPFTPRFDETVNADELCDGEELARLRAYLDKQLVHLQGIVARLANRLQRKLMAQQSRGWEFDLEEGMLDPARLHRVILDPMQPLSFKRERDTDFRDTVVTLLLDNSGSMRGRPITVAAACADILARTLERCGVKVEILGFTTKAWKGGQAREAWLTSGKPGAPGRLNDLRHIIYKSADAPWRRARRNLGLMMREGLLKENIDGEALDWAHNRLLARNESRRILMMISDGAPVDDSTLSVNPGNYLERHLRWVIQQIEDKSPVELIAIGIGHDVTRYYKRAVTIVDAEELGGAMTDKLAELFDEGPGRDAGRAEAGRKYAGGQQGAKAGGRHSGPTPIPTRRVH; encoded by the coding sequence ATGACCACCTCGAACCGCCCGATACGCACGCCGCCCAAGGAAGCCCCGGCCGAGCCGCTGAAGCGCGCCGTCACCGGCTGCCTGCGCGCCATTGCCGGCGACCGGGAGATCGAGGTCTCCTTCGGCTCCGAGCGTCCGGGCTTCGCGGACGGGCGCGCGCGTCTTCCCGAACCGGGCCGGCGCATGTCGAAGCAGGACGCCGCGGTCATGCGCGGCCATGCCGATTCCATGGCGCTGCGCCTGGCCTGCCACGATCCCAAGGTCCACAAGCGGCTGGTCCCGCAGGGCCAGACCGCCCGCGCCGCCTTCGAGGCGGCCGAGCAGACCCGCTGCGAGTCGCTGGGCGCGCTGCGCATGGACGGGGTCGCGCTCAACCTTTCGGCGATGCTGGAAGACCGCTACCAGAAAGCCAATTTCTCCAATCTCGCCGACCGTTCCGATGCCCCCATCGAGCACGCGCTCTCGCTCATCCTGCGCGAGCGCATGACCGGCATGGCCCCGCCGGCCGCTGCGCGCGAACTGGTGACGCTGTGGCGCGCCTTCATCGAGGAGCGCGGCAGCGAGGCGCTGGACGAACTCGCCGGTTCCGCCGGCGACCAGTCGCGCTTTGCCGAGGCGATGCGCGACCTGCTGTCCTCGCTCGGCATGGGCGAGGACATCGCCCCCTTCGACGAGAACAACGATCCCTCCACCGATGCCGACGACCGCCAGGACGAGGATTCCGGGCAGGGCAGCGACGCCGACCAGGAAGACAATTCCGAAGGCTCCACCGAGGTCGACACCGACCTGTCCTCCGACCAGACCCCGGAGGAGACCGAGGAGCAGCAGGAACAGCCCAATTCCGAGCTGGCGGACGATGCCGAGCTGGGCGATTCCGACGACTCCTCCGAGCCCTGGCGGCCACAGAATGCCGTGCCCTCCGAGCCGCGTCCGCCTGAATACCATCCCTTCACCCCGCGCTTCGACGAGACGGTGAACGCGGACGAGCTGTGCGACGGCGAGGAGCTGGCGCGCCTGAGGGCCTATCTCGACAAGCAGCTGGTGCATCTGCAGGGCATCGTCGCGCGCCTCGCCAACCGGCTGCAGCGCAAGCTGATGGCGCAGCAGAGCCGGGGCTGGGAGTTTGATCTCGAGGAAGGCATGCTCGATCCCGCGCGCCTGCACCGCGTGATCCTCGATCCGATGCAGCCGCTGTCGTTCAAGCGCGAGCGCGACACCGACTTCCGCGACACCGTGGTCACGCTTCTGCTCGACAATTCCGGCTCGATGCGCGGACGCCCGATCACGGTCGCCGCCGCCTGCGCGGACATTCTCGCGCGCACGCTGGAGCGCTGCGGCGTGAAGGTCGAGATTCTCGGCTTCACCACCAAGGCGTGGAAGGGCGGGCAGGCGCGCGAGGCGTGGCTCACCTCCGGCAAGCCCGGCGCACCGGGCCGGCTGAACGACCTGCGCCACATCATCTACAAGTCGGCCGACGCCCCCTGGCGCCGCGCCCGTCGCAATCTCGGCCTGATGATGCGCGAGGGGCTGCTCAAGGAGAACATCGACGGCGAGGCGCTGGACTGGGCGCATAACCGCCTGCTGGCGCGCAATGAATCGCGCCGGATCCTGATGATGATCTCCGACGGCGCGCCGGTCGACGATTCCACCCTGTCGGTGAACCCGGGCAATTATCTGGAGCGTCACCTGCGCTGGGTGATTCAGCAGATCGAGGACAAGTCGCCGGTGGAGTTGATCGCCATCGGCATCGGGCATGACGTGACGCGCTACTACAAGCGCGCCGTGACCATTGTCGACGCCGAGGAACTGGGCGGTGCCATGACCGACAAGCTGGCCGAACTGTTCGACGAGGGCCCCGGGCGCGATGCCGGCAGGGCGGAAGCCGGCCGCAAATATGCGGGTGGCCAGCAAGGCGCCAAAGCGGGCGGCCGGCACAGCGGCCCGACGCCCATTCCCACGCGCCGCGTGCACTGA